From the Vanessa cardui chromosome 18, ilVanCard2.1, whole genome shotgun sequence genome, one window contains:
- the LOC124537664 gene encoding keratin, type I cytoskeletal 9-like, which produces MALVKTLLILTVAAALIATTLGENPKGYGSGSSSSGRQGGSNGDSSGGSNVASRKEIGSDGPGGSHDHGKQDQGSSEGQGGPGRHQGGPGGQQGGPGGQQGGPGSHQGGPGGQQGGSGGQQGGPGGQQGGPGGQQGGPGSQQGGQEGQSGPSGGSGSQGSRGQSGSGLGGQSGSGSSSGSGSSGSQGGKNGGGNDSGRGGQGASGSQGGSNGGSHGSKSGGYGR; this is translated from the exons ATGGCACTAGTTAAG ACTTTACTTATTCTAACCGTGGCAGCTGCCCTAATTGCTACAACTTTGGGTGAAAATCCTAAAGGCTATGGAAGTGGCTCCAGCAGCTCAGGCCGACAGGGTGGTTCAAATGGCGACTCTTCTGGTGGAAGTAACGTGGCATCTAGAAAAGAAATAGGTTCAGATGGTCCAGGTGGTAGCCACGACCATGGAAAACAAGATCAAGGTTCATCTGAAGGACAAGGGGGACCTGGAAGACATCAAGGTGGACCTGGAGGTCAGCAAGGTGGACCTGGAGGTCAGCAAGGTGGACCTGGAAGTCATCAAGGTGGACCTGGTGGTCAGCAAGGTGGATCTGGAGGTCAGCAAGGTGGACCTGGAGGTCAGCAAGGTGGACCTGGAGGTCAGCAAGGTGGACCTGGAAGTCAGCAAGGAGGCCAAGAAGGTCAAAGTGGACCCAGTGGTGGTAGCGGAAGTCAAGGATCTAGAGGGCAAAGTGGGAGTGGTTTAGGTGGACAAAGCGGATCCGGTAGTTCAAGTGGTTCGGGTAGCTCTGGTTCCCAAGGAGGAAAAAATGGCGGTGGAAATGACAGTGGACGCGGCGGCCAAGGTGCGTCTGGAAGTCAAGGCGGATCCAACGGCGGCAGCCATGGAAGTAAATCCGGTGGCTATGGCCGTTAA
- the LOC124537561 gene encoding glycine, alanine and asparagine-rich protein-like produces MASKIIFVIAILFAIICAITAYDGGFERGGGFGRGGNNGRPGRQSGPGGFGNNFGGGGFGQNNGRGNGGFGQNNERGNGGFGQNNGRGNGGFGQNNGRGGGGFGQNNGRGGGGFGQNNGRGGQGGFGRF; encoded by the exons atggcGTCTAAA ATAATTTTCGTAATAGCAATATTATTTGCTATAATATGCGCAATCACCGCTTACGATGGTGGTTTTGAAAGAGGAGGTGGTTTTGGAAGAGGAGGAAATAATGGTAGACCTGGTAGGCAAAGTGGTCCCGGAGGATTTGGAAATAACTTTGGAGGCGGCGGATTTGGACAAAACAATGGACGTGGTAATGGTGGATTTGGACAAAATAATGAACGTGGTAATGGTGGATTTGGACAAAATAATGGACGTGGTAATGGTGGATTTGGACAAAACAATGGTCGTGGTGGTGGTGGATTTGGACAAAACAATGGGCGTGGTGGTGGTGGATTTGGACAAAATAATGGACGTGGTGGTCAAGGAGGGTTTGGtagattttaa
- the LOC124537661 gene encoding repetitive proline-rich cell wall protein 2-like, protein MNFLTQVSIVILTIQCCEIVCRPHHQFKHGIQKSFHFEIIPVPFKQFSFVLEKIIPFGKFELKHDIHKRQIVESEISPISNEIPVANVAIEEINKTPPIEILDKKEEKLVPEVIITTIIKPVEEAKVEESEVVITPEKEGDIIKQSSEVLITEEIIPKPVEVVPQPGPVIEITPKPLEVPPPVEQPVVQNVVVSTPIESTVPPLSNVNFISPVLNKIPVIPILHTDISKIPLSGISYPIPSPVPVPEVIISPPPPPPPPVKEPPVKEPPVVKEETPNIFVKGSRFVLYFGSMMLQMLSQLVNGRINLNQPLPAVLPELQ, encoded by the exons ATGAATTTTTTGACACAG gtttcGATCGTTATTTTAACCATACAGTGTTGTGAAATAGTGTGCAGACCTCATCATCAATTTAAACATGGAatacaaaaaagttttcattttgaaataataccCGTACCATTTAAGCAATTTAGTTTTGTATTGGAAAAAATAATTCCATTCGGGAAGTTTGAATTAAAACATGATATCCACAAACGGCAGATTGTAGAGTCTGAAATATCTCCAATATCTAACGAGATACCAGTTGCTAATGTGGCAATCGAGGAAATCAATAAAACACCACCAATTGAAATACTGGATAAGAAAGAAGAAAAATTGGTGCCTGAAGTAATTATTACTACAATAATAAAGCCTGTCGAAGAAGCAAAAGTAGAAGAATCTGAAGTTGTTATAACACCTGAGAAAGAGGgcgatattataaaacaatctaGTGAAGTATTAATAACTGAGGAAATAATACCGAAACCTGTGGAAGTTGTTCCTCAACCTGGTCCGGTTATCGAAATAACGCCAAAGCCTTTGGAAGTTCCACCACCAGTCGAACAGCCTGTTGTGCAAAATGTGGTAGTAAGTACTCCTATAGAAAGTACAGTGCCACCACTGAGTAATGTAAACTTTATAAGCCCGGTACTAAATAAGATACCGGTTATACCTATATTGCATACGGACATATCAAAAATACCTTTGAGTGGCATATCATATCCAATTCCGTCGCCGGTTCCCGTTCCTGAAGTCATAATTTCACCTCCACCACCACCGCCACCACCGGTAAAAGAACCACCAGTAAAAGAACCACCAGTAGTTAAAGAAGAAActccaaatatttttgttaaaggtTCTCGATTTGTGTTATACTTTGGTTCGATGATGCTTCAAATGCTATCACAGCTTGTGAATGggcgaattaatttaaatcaaccTTTACCAGCAGTCCTACCAgaattgcaataa
- the LOC124537562 gene encoding uncharacterized protein LOC124537562, translating into MFTTYGAFTMIWITIIPSIIINANDCGKDSIETQSKAPGQKLSYLESTEQVKKERKRKRCCPYNFDGKLCRTVGDRVLCGYNRNVGGPENDEDLVLQNGCRIRKGRLECGYNEPPFLNSRRPPVSDYALPEETDNNLIELDVSSKEEKIQKLNLLSTDKPKLTTRCVEIKERIVCRQI; encoded by the exons ATGTTTACAACGTATGGTGCATTTACTATG ATTTGGATAACGATAATACCTTCGATAATAATTAACGCTAACGATTGTGGTAAAGATAGTATTGAAACGCAAAGTAAAGCACCTGGTCAAAAACTCAGTTATTTAGAAAGTACAGAACAAgtgaagaaagaaagaaaaagaaagcgGTGCTGTCCTTATAACTTTGATGGAAAATTATGTAGAACGGTAGGCGATAGAGTTTTGTGTGGATATAATAGAAATGTAGGTGGACCAGAAAATGATGAAgatttagtattacaaaatgGCTGTCGTATAAGGAAAGGAAGGTTAGAATGTGGGTACAACGAACCGCCATTTTTAAATTCTCGAAGGCCTCCAGTTTCTGATTATGCTTTGCCAGAAGAGACTGACAATAACCTTATCGAATTGGATGTTTCAAGTAAAGaagaaaaaattcaaaaacTGAATTTATTGAGTACAGATAAACCAAAACTAACCACCCGATGTGTTGAGATCAAGGAACGCATTGTTTGTAGACAAATATAA
- the LOC124537501 gene encoding uncharacterized protein LOC124537501: MDKLSTKKPIITLFKNYMYKSTKSIPMKNAFIDEVDKYFEPKSLGRLKSLITDFKERNLSLDILKDSKLFLNKEEKSRFNKFAKKYENKSALLKSYENLRQKVTLTPSKSIIFRNMINDYKKGNFSFTQLSDKQIMDINKMNSQDLNKLLDQFESKKNKNNIFKNIDSKKINSKFKNYSLTNLDFLKNINSDELKKQFSLTASKHKMLGNMIEDYKKGKISLTALQNDLKNDKKILNKENLNQMLKYYKEQKSKHQPIVKQSKFKQLKSDLRAKIDFL, from the coding sequence ATGGATAAACTTTCCACTAAAAAGCCAATAATCACacttttcaaaaattatatgtacaaatCGACAAAAAGTATTCCGATGAAAAATGCATTTATTGATgaagttgataaatattttgaaccTAAATCGTTGGGAAGATTGAAATCACTTATCACCGAttttaaagaaagaaatttaTCTCTCGATATATTAAAagattccaaattatttttaaataaagaagaaaaGAGTAGGTTTAATAAATTTGCcaagaaatatgaaaataaaagtgcATTGCTTAAAAGTTACGAAAACTTGAGACAAAAGGTTACCTTGACTCCatcaaaaagtattatatttcgaaatatgattaatgattataaaaaggGTAATTTCTCCTTTACTCAGCTATCTGATAAACAGATAATggacataaataaaatgaacagtCAAGATCTCAATAAGTTATTAGATCAATTCGAATCtaagaaaaataagaataatattttcaaaaacatagacagtaagaaaataaattcaaaatttaaaaattattcactAACAAATTTGGACttcttaaaaaacattaatagcgacgaattgaaaaaacaattttcaCTGACTGCATCAAAACATAAGATGTTAGGAAATATGATTGAAGATTACAAGAAAGGGAAAATTTCACTAACAGCATTACAGAATGACTTAAAAAATgacaagaaaattttaaataaagaaaacttaaaccaaatgttaaaatattataaggagCAAAAATCGAAACACCAGCCAATTGTGAAACAATCTAAATTTAAACAGCTTAAGTCTGATCTGAGGGCAAAAATTGATTtcttgtga
- the LOC124537455 gene encoding keratin-3, type I cytoskeletal 51 kDa-like, which translates to MNTVASVSLVICVCMAYALALPSPLAPASSPVEHEASAESLVPEESRWGGYGGRGWGGGRGWGGGHGGRGWGGRGGGFGGGYGGGYGGGYGGGFGGGFGGGYGGGYGGGYGGGWGR; encoded by the exons ATGAACACT GTAGCGTCTGTAAGCTTGGTGATATGCGTATGCATGGCATACGCATTAGCACTGCCTAGCCCATTGGCACCTGCGAGTTCTCCAGTAGAGCATGAAGCATCCGCTGAAAGTTTAGTTCCTGAAGAGTCCCGGTGGGGTGGCTATGGGGGTCGTGGATGGGGCGGCGGCCGCGGCTGGGGCGGCGGCCATGGGGGCCGTGGATGGGGAGGCCGAGGTGGTGGTTTCGGTGGCGGATATGGGGGCGGTTACGGCGGCGGTTATGGCGGCGGTTTTGGAGGTGGCTTCGGAGGTGGTTACGGCGGTGGATACGGTGGCGGCTACGGTGGCGGCTGGGGACGTTAA